The following are encoded in a window of Vespula pensylvanica isolate Volc-1 chromosome 2, ASM1446617v1, whole genome shotgun sequence genomic DNA:
- the LOC122627162 gene encoding CD82 antigen-like, with translation METRKLALSRACVCCTNIIFLISGFILMSLGALLLADNERILLSRLLGPSDVQPDQPLFYYLAFAISAFGFFIAITGLFGCWAACLFNQCITISYVVTITLLLLSECTIFIVAIFWPYLLGIDVRPARLIRALQRSYAVPGREQFTAALDLAQTTFSCCGINGSNNYGTSWWRLQEVGRRELVVPLSCCTLNNANETDSFLNPEPANLTLCQALNPAEHQYARHTTGCLEMIERWTQEQALILLAIGLSIIFVEVSVLLSTFFACSKNSKRKKSQTSTFTSTQTLSPFSENDHDFGLGIENRMHMSGTTFGAKS, from the exons atggaaACTAGGAAGCTAGCATTGTCACGAGCTTGCGTGTGCTgcacgaatattatttttttg ATATCAGGTTTCATTCTAATGTCATTAGGAGCGTTACTATTGGCTGACAATGAAAGAATTTTACTATCGCGTTTATTAGGACCCAGTGATGTTCAACCCGATCAACCATTGTTCTATTACTTAGCCTTTGCCATCTCTGCCTTTGGATTTTTCATAGCGATAACTGGTCTTTTTGGATGCTGGGCGGCTTGTCTTTTCAATCAATGTATTACGATATcg TACGTAGTGACAATAACGTTATTACTACTTAGCGAGTGTACCATATTCATTGTTGCTATATTCTGGCCCTACTTATTGGGAATCGATGTTAGACCGGCCCGATTGATAAGGGCACTACAACGTAGTTACGCAGTTCCAGGACGAGAACAATTCACGGCAGCTCTTGACCTCGCACAAACCACA TTTTCCTGTTGCGGCATAAACGGAAGCAACAATTATGGCACTTCGTGGTGGAGGCTGCAGGAAGTTGGTCGAAGAGAATTGGTGGTACCTCTCAGTTGCTGCACCCTGAATAACGCCAATGAGACAGACTCCTTCCTTAATCCTGAACCTGCCAATCTCACTCTCTGTCAAGCTCTAAACCCCGCCGAACATCAATATGCCCGCCACACGACG GGATGTCTGGAAATGATCGAAAGATGGACACAAGAGCAAGCGTTAATCTTACTCGCCATCGGTTTGTCGATTATCTTCGTCGAGGTCAGCGTCCTCTTAAGTACTTTCTTCGCATGCTCGAAGAatagcaagagaaagaagtcGCAAACCTCGACGTTTACTTCCACGCAAACTCTGAGTCCATTCAGTGAGAACGATCATGATTTtg GATTAGGAATAGAAAATAGGATGCATATGTCCGGTACAACGTTCGGAGCCAAATCATGA
- the LOC122627161 gene encoding putative elongator complex protein 4, whose translation MALDSPKSKSRIPYIPGTKPSIKNAQLLVSTGIPSLDHILGGGLPIGSIFLIEEDTYGTYARVMQKYFIAEGIVSNHPLLIASLDTELTTLLSEIPAPITDSSSEPDVQSMDERMKIAWRYQNLRTIDSSPTGGRVFGHFYDLTKSMDKKVIDNANITQWQEPIKNIKNHAFENPAYEDLLKTVSKTLKSGKYFTFDEPDKRNVLRISIGSLGSRMWFCDSEESTHADIFRFLYCFRALLRNSYAVATISIPILNFDNNDNFVERLEHLSDIAVKLESFAGSAKETNPLFKDYHGLLHIKKLPALNILAPHTPESRDLAFKLRRKKFIIEILHLPPELGDTTQREQDETPTTSSCSAGGKKSLLDF comes from the exons ATGGCACTTGACAGTCCTAAAAGTAAATCTAGAATCCCTTATATACCGGGTACGAAACCTTCTATTAAAAACGCACAACTTCTTGTATCTACTGGAATACCTTCTTTGGATCACATTTTAG GTGGCGGTTTACCTATTGGATCAATATTCTTAATTG AGGAAGATACTTATGGAACTTATGCTAGGGTgatgcaaaaatattttatagcaGAAGGAATAGTTTCCAATCATCCTTTATTAATAGCTTCTCTAGATACGGAACTTACTACTTTGCTTTCGGAAATACCAGCTCCTATAACGGACTCGTCATCCGAACCTGATGTACAATCTATGGATGAAAGAATGAAGATTGCATGGAGATATCAGAATTTAAGAACAATAGATTCGTCACCAACGGGAGGACGTGTTTTTGGACATTTCTATGATCTTACAAAATCAATGGATAAGAAAGTTATTGATAATGCAAACATAACGCAATGGCAGGAGccgataaagaatataaaaaatcatgcTTTTGAAAATCCTGCTTATGAAGATTTATTGAAAACTGTTTCAAAAACTTTAAAGAGTGGAAAATATTTCACTTTCGACGAAccagataaaagaaatgtattgAGAATTTCTATTGGTTCTTTGGGTTCTCGAATGTGGTTTTGTGATTCCGAAGAGAGTACACATGCGGACATATTTAGATTTCTATATTGCTTTAGAGCTCTATTAAGAAATTCTTATGCCGTTGCGACGATAAGCATTCCGATTTTGAATTTTGACAATAAT GACAATTTCGTGGAACGACTTGAACACTTATCGGACATTGCTGTCAAATTAGAATCTTTTGCTGGTTCtgcaaaagaaacaaatcctCTTTTCAAAGATTATCATGGtctattacatataaaaaaattaccgGCCTTAAATATATTAGCTCCTCATACTCCTGAATCAAGAGATCTTGCCTTTAAATTACgacgtaaaaaatttataatagag ATTCTTCATCTACCACCCGAATTAGGTGATACTACTCAACGTGAACAAGACGAAACACCAACTACCAGCAGTTGTTCAGCCGGTGGAAAGAAAAGTCTTTTAGATTTTTAA